Proteins from a single region of Pseudarthrobacter sp. NIBRBAC000502772:
- a CDS encoding LytTR family DNA-binding domain-containing protein — MINVLVADDELPAVEELAYLLGKDDRIGVIHRAISGTEALRALNTATVDAVFLDIHMPAVSGLDVARAIARSSKPPVVVFVTADEDCALEAFELAAVDYLLKPVRAERLSRTVGRISELLRDGGGGPAPEMITVDQGGTTRMIRRDDVTYVQAQGDYARLHTADASYLIRVPLADLEQQWAEAGFIRTHRSYLVALKHVQSMKLTADKPSVSVAGASLPISRRHLPTVREKLEATRIRPQA, encoded by the coding sequence ATGATTAATGTCCTCGTCGCCGACGACGAGTTACCCGCCGTGGAGGAGTTGGCCTATCTCCTGGGCAAGGATGACCGGATCGGGGTCATCCACCGGGCCATTTCGGGCACAGAAGCGTTGCGGGCCCTGAACACCGCAACGGTTGACGCCGTCTTCCTGGATATTCACATGCCCGCCGTGTCCGGCCTTGATGTTGCCCGCGCCATCGCGCGCAGCAGCAAACCGCCGGTGGTGGTGTTTGTCACCGCGGACGAGGACTGCGCCCTGGAGGCGTTCGAGCTTGCCGCCGTGGACTACCTCCTTAAGCCCGTCCGGGCCGAGCGGCTGTCCCGGACGGTGGGACGGATCAGCGAGCTGCTGCGCGACGGCGGCGGCGGCCCCGCCCCCGAGATGATCACCGTTGACCAGGGCGGCACCACCAGGATGATCAGGCGCGACGACGTCACGTACGTCCAGGCGCAGGGCGACTATGCCCGGCTGCACACCGCGGATGCCAGCTATCTCATCCGGGTTCCGCTGGCAGACCTGGAGCAGCAGTGGGCCGAGGCCGGGTTTATCCGGACGCACCGGTCCTACCTGGTGGCGCTGAAGCATGTGCAGTCCATGAAGCTGACGGCGGACAAACCCAGCGTCTCGGTGGCCGGTGCCAGCCTGCCTATCAGCCGCCGACACCTTCCCACGGTCAGGGAAAAACTGGAAGCCACCCGCATCCGGCCGCAGGCATGA
- a CDS encoding sensor histidine kinase gives MPDSPLLTAAAVAVIVLAIAVVVGVGIKLLRSFRELGTDAERATYNTLHAASSAGQHLRTGLNPAGAAKASRQLRNLLGCDALAITDTAGVLAWDGAAEELKPRLMELAADVLIGGRTAVLQARDLGTGHASGSFAAVIAPVRAGSRVVGVVAAFAPAAGAGLVRATSEVADWVAVQVELAELDASRTLLMEAEVRALRAQISPHFIYNSLNAIASFINTDPERARELVVEFADFTRYSFRRHGDFTTLAEELRCIDRYLLLERARFGDRVQVSLRIAPEVLSTVIPFLSLQPLVENAVRHGLEAKEGAGHITITANDSGAYAEVTIEDDGVGMDPAELQAMLAGHHDGDHVGLRNVDARLRQVYGDQHGLVIETAPGEGTLITMRVPKSQPGHDA, from the coding sequence ATGCCGGACTCCCCGCTCCTGACCGCCGCCGCAGTTGCGGTGATTGTGCTGGCGATCGCCGTCGTCGTCGGCGTTGGCATCAAGCTGCTCCGATCCTTCCGTGAGCTGGGCACCGACGCCGAGCGCGCGACGTACAACACCCTCCACGCTGCATCGAGTGCCGGCCAGCACCTGCGTACGGGCCTCAATCCGGCGGGCGCCGCCAAGGCGAGCCGGCAGCTCAGGAACTTGCTGGGCTGTGATGCGCTGGCCATCACCGATACGGCCGGCGTGCTGGCCTGGGACGGTGCCGCCGAGGAACTGAAGCCCCGGTTGATGGAACTGGCTGCGGACGTCCTGATCGGCGGGCGGACGGCCGTGCTCCAGGCGCGGGACCTGGGGACGGGCCATGCCTCCGGAAGCTTCGCTGCCGTCATCGCGCCGGTCCGTGCGGGCTCACGGGTGGTGGGCGTCGTGGCGGCGTTTGCCCCGGCGGCGGGCGCAGGTCTGGTCCGTGCCACCAGCGAAGTGGCGGACTGGGTGGCCGTCCAGGTGGAGTTGGCTGAGCTGGACGCGTCCCGGACGCTGCTGATGGAAGCCGAAGTGCGGGCGCTGCGTGCCCAGATCAGTCCGCATTTCATCTACAACTCGCTGAACGCGATCGCGTCGTTCATCAACACGGATCCGGAGCGGGCGCGCGAGCTGGTGGTGGAGTTCGCTGATTTTACGAGATACTCGTTCCGGCGCCACGGTGACTTCACCACGCTGGCGGAGGAACTGCGCTGCATCGACCGGTACCTGCTGCTGGAGCGCGCCCGTTTCGGTGACCGCGTCCAGGTCAGCCTGCGGATCGCGCCGGAAGTCCTCAGCACCGTCATCCCGTTCCTGAGCCTGCAGCCGCTGGTGGAGAACGCCGTCAGGCACGGCCTGGAGGCCAAGGAAGGGGCGGGCCACATCACCATCACGGCCAATGATTCGGGCGCCTATGCGGAAGTGACCATAGAGGACGACGGCGTGGGGATGGACCCTGCCGAGCTCCAGGCGATGCTGGCCGGGCACCACGACGGCGACCACGTGGGGCTGCGCAACGTGGACGCCCGGCTCCGGCAGGTTTACGGGGACCAGCACGGCCTGGTGATCGAGACGGCCCCGGGCGAGGGAACGCTGATCACCATGCGCGTGCCCAAGTCCCAGCCCGGCCACGACGCCTGA
- the rpsB gene encoding 30S ribosomal protein S2, which translates to MPVVTMRQLLDSGVHFGHQTRRWNPKMKRFIFTERNGIYIIDLQQSLSYIDRAYEFVKATVAHGGTVLFVGTKKQAQESIAEQATRVGQPYVNQRWLGGMLTNFQTVSKRIQRMKELEEIDFDDVAGSAYTKKELLLLRRELTKLETNLGGIRNLTKAPSVLWIVDTKKEHLAVDEAKKLNIPVVAILDTNCDPDEVDFPIPGNDDAIRSVNLLTRVVADAVAEGLIARHNRATGTTEAPEEPLAEWERELLEGSKTEEAPAAEAAPAAEEAAAPAAEEAAPVAEEAPAAAEAPAADADK; encoded by the coding sequence ATGCCCGTCGTAACTATGCGCCAGCTGCTTGACAGCGGCGTCCACTTTGGACACCAGACCCGCCGTTGGAACCCGAAGATGAAGCGATTCATCTTCACGGAGCGCAACGGCATCTACATCATTGACCTTCAGCAGTCGCTGTCCTACATCGACCGTGCCTACGAGTTCGTAAAGGCCACCGTTGCACACGGCGGCACCGTACTCTTCGTCGGCACCAAGAAGCAGGCCCAGGAATCCATCGCTGAGCAGGCTACCCGTGTTGGACAGCCTTACGTGAACCAGCGCTGGCTCGGCGGTATGCTGACCAACTTCCAGACCGTTTCCAAGCGCATCCAGCGCATGAAGGAACTGGAAGAGATCGACTTCGACGACGTCGCCGGTTCCGCGTACACCAAGAAGGAACTGCTGCTCCTTCGCCGTGAACTCACCAAGCTGGAAACCAACCTCGGCGGTATCCGCAACCTGACCAAGGCACCTTCCGTGCTCTGGATCGTGGACACCAAGAAGGAACACCTGGCCGTTGACGAAGCCAAGAAGCTGAACATCCCGGTTGTGGCCATCCTGGACACCAACTGCGATCCTGACGAAGTCGACTTCCCGATCCCGGGCAACGACGACGCCATCCGCTCCGTGAACCTGCTGACCCGCGTTGTCGCCGACGCCGTTGCTGAGGGCCTCATCGCCCGCCACAACCGCGCCACGGGCACCACGGAAGCTCCGGAAGAGCCGCTGGCTGAGTGGGAGCGCGAACTCCTCGAAGGCAGCAAGACTGAAGAAGCACCTGCCGCTGAGGCTGCTCCGGCTGCTGAAGAAGCTGCCGCTCCGGCAGCCGAAGAAGCTGCTCCGGTTGCCGAGGAAGCTCCGGCTGCTGCCGAGGCTCCCGCCGCCGACGCTGACAAGTAA
- the tsf gene encoding translation elongation factor Ts, whose protein sequence is MANYTAADIKALRERTGAGMMDVKKALDEANGDAEKAIEIIRIKGLKGATKREGRSTAEGLVAAKVSNGVGVMIEVNCETDFVAKADKFIQLADKVLAVAVESGAADLDTLLAIEVDGKPLSEVVVEEGAILGEKVVVRKLSRIEGGTVDAYLHKTSKDLPAQVGVLFAVEGEGEAAATAAHDIAVHIAAMSPNYLTREDVPSDLVESERRIAEETAKAEGKPEAAMSKIVEGRVTGFYKGEVLVDQAFAKDAKKSVAQVLEEAGVKGTSFARFRVGS, encoded by the coding sequence ATGGCGAACTACACTGCCGCTGATATCAAGGCTCTGCGCGAGCGCACCGGCGCCGGCATGATGGATGTCAAGAAGGCTCTTGACGAAGCCAACGGTGACGCCGAAAAGGCCATCGAGATCATCCGCATCAAGGGACTCAAGGGCGCTACCAAGCGCGAAGGCCGCTCCACCGCCGAAGGCCTGGTGGCCGCAAAGGTCAGCAACGGCGTCGGCGTGATGATCGAGGTCAACTGCGAGACCGACTTCGTCGCCAAGGCTGACAAGTTCATCCAGCTGGCCGACAAGGTCCTGGCCGTGGCTGTGGAGTCCGGCGCTGCCGACCTCGACACCCTCCTGGCCATCGAAGTTGACGGCAAGCCGCTGTCCGAGGTTGTCGTCGAAGAAGGCGCAATCCTCGGCGAAAAGGTTGTTGTCCGCAAGCTGTCCCGCATTGAGGGCGGCACTGTTGACGCTTACCTGCACAAGACGTCCAAGGATCTCCCGGCCCAGGTCGGCGTCCTGTTCGCTGTTGAGGGTGAAGGCGAAGCCGCTGCCACCGCCGCGCACGATATTGCAGTGCACATCGCAGCGATGTCCCCGAACTACCTGACCCGCGAAGACGTTCCGTCTGACCTGGTCGAGTCCGAGCGTCGCATCGCCGAAGAGACCGCCAAGGCTGAAGGCAAGCCCGAGGCCGCAATGTCCAAGATTGTGGAAGGCCGCGTTACGGGCTTCTACAAGGGTGAGGTCCTGGTCGACCAGGCTTTCGCCAAGGACGCCAAGAAGTCTGTGGCGCAGGTCCTCGAAGAGGCCGGCGTCAAGGGCACGTCCTTCGCGCGTTTCCGCGTCGGCTCCTAG
- a CDS encoding cation acetate symporter: MNPAVGVIALVLVSLATAAIGFYGLRISRTTGDFYVASRTVKPWWNASAIGGEYLSAASFLGVAGLILLSGTDALWFPVGYTAGYLMLLLFVAAPLRRSGAYTIPDFTEARLDSRAVRRVTSVVVVVVGWLYIVPQLHGAALTIRITTGLPAWVGSVAVVVVVCLTVVAGGMRSITFVQAFQFWLKLTALAVPVLFIVFTLAGDGSAAVAPAVVNPTGLAPAGPYQNISLLVALLFGTLGLPHVLVRFYTNPDGHSARRTTLIVLGLLSVFYLFPTAYGLVGRMFAPELARSGQADAVVLLLPGQLIGGTAGDLLSALVVAGAFAAFLSTTSGLVVSLAGVISQDVLGGSVRGFRLAAVVSAVVPLGFAVMTDSLALAGSVGLVFAFTASTVCPVLLLGIWWRGLTDAGAIAGMVTGGVLCGGAMVWGTVLGAAGTPFWLAQPAAWTVPAAFAVIVLVSRATKHRIPRTMSRVMTRLHTPERPLVTER, encoded by the coding sequence ATGAATCCCGCAGTGGGTGTGATCGCTCTCGTGTTGGTTTCGCTGGCAACGGCCGCTATCGGGTTTTACGGCCTGCGGATTTCCCGGACCACGGGCGATTTCTACGTGGCTTCCCGGACCGTCAAGCCATGGTGGAACGCCTCGGCCATCGGTGGGGAGTACCTCTCGGCGGCGAGTTTCCTGGGCGTGGCCGGGCTGATCCTGCTGTCCGGTACCGACGCGCTGTGGTTTCCCGTGGGCTACACCGCCGGCTACCTGATGCTGCTGCTGTTTGTGGCCGCACCGCTGCGCCGCTCCGGCGCCTACACGATCCCGGACTTCACCGAGGCGAGGCTGGATTCGCGCGCAGTCCGCCGTGTGACCAGCGTGGTGGTGGTTGTGGTGGGCTGGCTGTACATTGTGCCTCAGCTCCACGGCGCGGCCTTGACCATCCGGATCACCACCGGGCTGCCGGCCTGGGTAGGTTCCGTGGCCGTGGTGGTTGTGGTGTGCCTGACCGTTGTGGCCGGAGGCATGCGCTCCATTACGTTTGTGCAGGCGTTCCAGTTCTGGCTCAAGCTCACCGCCCTTGCCGTTCCCGTCCTGTTCATCGTGTTCACGCTCGCCGGTGACGGGAGTGCCGCCGTGGCCCCCGCCGTCGTGAATCCCACCGGGCTGGCCCCCGCCGGGCCGTACCAGAACATCTCGCTGCTGGTGGCCCTGCTGTTCGGCACGCTGGGGCTCCCCCACGTCCTGGTCCGCTTCTACACGAATCCGGACGGACACTCGGCACGGCGGACCACGCTGATCGTGCTCGGGCTGCTCTCCGTTTTTTACCTGTTTCCCACCGCCTACGGGCTGGTGGGGCGGATGTTCGCGCCCGAACTTGCCCGGTCAGGGCAGGCGGACGCGGTGGTTCTCCTGCTGCCGGGGCAGCTGATCGGTGGAACCGCGGGCGACCTGCTCTCAGCGTTGGTGGTGGCCGGGGCCTTCGCCGCGTTCCTGTCCACTACCTCGGGCCTGGTGGTCTCGCTGGCTGGCGTGATCAGCCAGGACGTCCTGGGCGGCAGCGTGCGGGGATTCCGGCTCGCCGCCGTCGTCTCCGCTGTGGTTCCGCTGGGATTTGCCGTGATGACTGATTCCCTGGCTCTGGCCGGCAGTGTGGGCCTGGTGTTTGCGTTTACCGCCTCCACTGTGTGCCCGGTGCTCCTGCTGGGCATCTGGTGGCGGGGACTCACCGATGCCGGCGCCATTGCCGGAATGGTGACCGGCGGCGTCCTCTGCGGCGGCGCCATGGTGTGGGGAACGGTCCTGGGCGCTGCCGGCACGCCCTTCTGGCTGGCCCAGCCGGCGGCGTGGACGGTTCCCGCCGCGTTCGCCGTGATAGTGCTTGTCTCCCGGGCGACAAAACACCGGATTCCGCGGACCATGAGCCGCGTCATGACGCGGCTGCACACTCCCGAACGGCCGTTGGTGACCGAACGGTGA
- a CDS encoding cation acetate symporter has product MIGIATAVDVADLKETTLLNMGIFGLFVAVTMVIVLRASRNNKTAADYYAAGRSFTGSQNGTAIAGDYLSAASFLGITGAIAINGYDGFMYSIGFLVAWLVALLLVAELLRNTGKFTMADVLSFRLKQGPVRIAAAISTLAVCFFYLLAQMAGAGSLISLLLGISDWGGQALVIIVVGVLMITYVLIGGMKGTTWVQIIKAILLIAGAAVMTFWVLAIYGFNLSSLLGAAVETSNNPAVLNPGLQYGKTETSKLDFMSLGLALVLGTAALPHVLMRFYTVPTAKEARKSVVWSIWLIGLFYLFTLVLGYGAAALVGAETIKGAPGGVNSAAPLLAFHLGGPLLLGFISAVAFATILAVVAGLTITAAASFAHDIYASVISKGKADADTEVKVARRTVVVIGVMAILGGIFANGQNVAFLVALAFAVAASANLPTIVYSLFWRRFTTQGAVWSMYGGLGSAIILIIFSPVVSGGATSMIKDANFAFFPLSNPGIVSIPLAFLLGWLGTVLDKKREDTAKQAEMEVRSLTGVGAEKAVDH; this is encoded by the coding sequence ATGATCGGGATTGCCACGGCTGTAGACGTCGCCGACCTGAAAGAAACCACGCTGCTCAACATGGGCATCTTTGGCCTGTTCGTTGCTGTGACCATGGTCATTGTGCTGCGGGCCAGCCGCAACAACAAAACCGCCGCTGACTACTACGCGGCCGGCCGTTCCTTTACCGGCTCGCAGAACGGCACGGCCATCGCCGGCGACTACCTCTCCGCGGCCTCGTTCCTGGGCATCACCGGTGCCATTGCCATCAATGGCTATGACGGCTTTATGTACTCCATCGGCTTCCTCGTGGCCTGGCTTGTCGCCCTGCTGCTCGTCGCCGAACTGCTCCGCAACACCGGCAAGTTCACCATGGCCGATGTCCTCTCCTTCCGGCTCAAGCAGGGCCCCGTCCGCATCGCTGCGGCCATTTCCACGCTGGCTGTCTGCTTCTTCTACCTCCTGGCGCAGATGGCCGGAGCCGGCAGCCTCATTTCACTGCTGCTGGGCATCAGCGACTGGGGCGGACAGGCACTGGTGATCATCGTCGTCGGCGTCCTGATGATCACGTACGTCCTGATCGGCGGCATGAAGGGCACCACCTGGGTCCAGATCATCAAGGCAATTCTGCTGATCGCCGGCGCGGCCGTGATGACTTTCTGGGTCCTGGCAATCTACGGCTTCAACCTCTCCAGCCTGCTCGGTGCAGCCGTGGAGACTTCCAACAACCCGGCGGTTCTGAACCCAGGCCTGCAGTACGGCAAGACCGAGACCTCCAAGCTGGACTTTATGTCCCTGGGCCTCGCCCTGGTCCTGGGAACGGCTGCCCTGCCCCACGTCCTGATGCGCTTCTACACCGTGCCCACCGCCAAGGAAGCCCGCAAGTCTGTGGTGTGGTCCATCTGGCTGATCGGCCTCTTCTACCTGTTCACCCTGGTCCTCGGCTACGGTGCGGCGGCCCTCGTCGGTGCGGAAACCATCAAGGGCGCACCGGGCGGCGTCAACTCCGCAGCTCCGCTGCTCGCCTTCCACCTCGGTGGCCCGCTGCTGCTGGGCTTCATTTCCGCCGTGGCCTTCGCCACCATCCTGGCAGTGGTGGCCGGCCTGACCATCACCGCCGCGGCGTCCTTCGCCCACGACATCTACGCCAGCGTCATCTCCAAGGGCAAGGCCGACGCCGACACGGAGGTCAAGGTGGCGCGGCGCACCGTGGTGGTCATCGGCGTGATGGCCATCTTGGGCGGCATCTTCGCCAACGGCCAGAACGTGGCCTTCCTGGTGGCTCTGGCCTTCGCCGTCGCGGCGTCGGCCAACCTGCCTACCATCGTTTACTCGCTGTTCTGGCGGCGGTTCACCACCCAGGGCGCGGTCTGGAGCATGTACGGCGGACTGGGTTCGGCCATCATCCTGATTATCTTCTCGCCGGTGGTATCGGGCGGGGCGACCTCCATGATCAAGGACGCCAACTTCGCCTTCTTCCCGTTGAGCAACCCCGGCATTGTGTCCATCCCGCTGGCGTTCCTGCTCGGCTGGCTCGGAACGGTGTTGGACAAGAAGCGCGAGGACACCGCCAAGCAGGCCGAGATGGAAGTACGCTCCCTGACCGGTGTGGGTGCGGAGAAAGCCGTGGACCACTGA
- a CDS encoding DivIVA domain-containing protein, with protein sequence MALDFQRKIPASFERVRGNEFGYNAKQVDQFLQRARVALETPKAAIHAVTSADVRSVSFDPVKGGYAAAVVDAALDRLEDAFARRERDELIAAKGEDAWLREIGSLSGILRGRLHRPDGERFRRPSKKKARSYNILDVDNLCYDLIGYLEEDKPLSVDNVRRVVFRPAVGKDGYEETQVDAFLDRVVELMAAID encoded by the coding sequence GTGGCATTGGACTTTCAACGGAAAATCCCCGCGTCGTTTGAGCGCGTGCGGGGCAACGAATTCGGGTACAACGCCAAACAGGTGGACCAGTTCCTCCAGCGGGCCAGGGTGGCACTGGAGACGCCGAAGGCCGCCATCCATGCCGTCACCAGCGCCGATGTCCGGAGCGTCTCCTTTGACCCGGTCAAGGGAGGTTACGCTGCCGCCGTCGTCGACGCAGCGCTGGACCGGCTCGAAGACGCCTTCGCCCGCCGCGAACGGGACGAACTGATTGCCGCCAAGGGCGAGGATGCCTGGCTGCGGGAGATCGGCAGCCTCTCCGGGATCCTCCGGGGCCGCCTCCACCGGCCTGACGGTGAGCGCTTCCGGCGCCCGTCAAAAAAGAAGGCCCGCAGTTACAACATCCTGGACGTGGACAATCTTTGCTACGACCTGATCGGCTACCTCGAAGAGGACAAGCCGCTCAGCGTGGACAATGTCCGCCGGGTGGTCTTCCGTCCCGCCGTGGGCAAGGACGGTTACGAAGAGACCCAGGTTGATGCCTTCCTGGACCGCGTGGTTGAACTCATGGCGGCCATAGACTGA
- the frr gene encoding ribosome recycling factor, with the protein MIEETLLEAEEKMDKAVEVAKEDFASIRTGRANPGLYNKVLVDYYGSPTPLQQLASFAIPDARTILITPFDKTALRDIERALSDSEVGANPSNDGNVIRITIPDLTQERRKEYVKIVKTKGEDAKISIRNIRRKAKETLDKLVKDGEAGEDEGSRAEKELDGLTKSHVDGIDELLKRKEAELLEV; encoded by the coding sequence GTGATCGAAGAAACCTTGCTCGAAGCCGAAGAGAAGATGGACAAGGCGGTAGAGGTAGCCAAGGAAGACTTCGCCTCGATCCGCACCGGACGGGCAAACCCGGGCCTTTACAACAAGGTCCTGGTGGACTATTACGGTTCGCCCACCCCGCTGCAGCAGCTTGCCTCCTTCGCCATTCCGGACGCGCGCACCATCCTCATCACGCCGTTCGATAAGACCGCACTGCGCGACATCGAGCGGGCCCTGAGTGATTCCGAGGTGGGCGCCAACCCCTCCAACGACGGCAACGTCATCAGGATCACCATCCCGGACCTGACCCAGGAACGCCGCAAGGAATACGTCAAGATCGTCAAGACCAAGGGCGAGGACGCGAAGATCTCCATCCGCAACATCCGGCGCAAGGCCAAGGAAACGCTGGACAAGCTCGTCAAAGACGGCGAAGCCGGCGAGGACGAAGGCAGCCGCGCCGAAAAGGAACTGGATGGCCTGACCAAATCGCACGTGGACGGCATCGACGAGCTGCTCAAGCGCAAGGAAGCAGAGCTGCTCGAAGTCTGA
- a CDS encoding DUF485 domain-containing protein — protein sequence MGNDAHTPDAAASVDFEQVQSTARFQELRKRHRSFVFPMAVVFLLWYFAYVLLADYAVEFMSTKVWGNINVGLILGLLQFVSTFAITGWYVSYSNRKLDPMAAEIRNEIEGHEFDRDGNILSGVTK from the coding sequence ATGGGTAACGATGCCCACACTCCGGACGCAGCGGCGTCCGTGGACTTCGAACAGGTCCAGTCGACAGCGCGGTTCCAGGAACTGCGCAAACGTCACCGTAGCTTTGTGTTCCCCATGGCCGTGGTATTCCTGCTGTGGTACTTCGCGTATGTCCTGCTGGCTGACTACGCCGTCGAGTTTATGTCCACCAAAGTGTGGGGCAACATCAACGTCGGCCTGATCCTGGGCCTGCTGCAGTTCGTCTCCACGTTCGCCATCACCGGCTGGTATGTCAGCTACTCCAACCGGAAGCTGGACCCCATGGCGGCGGAGATCCGCAACGAAATCGAAGGCCATGAGTTTGATAGGGACGGCAACATCCTGAGTGGAGTGACCAAATGA
- a CDS encoding phosphatidate cytidylyltransferase, with translation MSQAEQAPSQRARTRGKQLRSNPTPKAGRNLPAAIVVGLAMLIGVLGGLVFLPLGFVAVTTGFAVFGVWEIFRALEANGTRMPIVPVMVGTVAMPFAAYLGGLESLLFAMLLSCVAVLLWRSVENPAGSANSIFAGVFTLGWVPFFISFATLPLHAVGVATPVGLWPGGTVPPGAWQVAVMLLLVVSNDTFGYLVGASLGKHPMAPKISPKKSWEGFAGSIAGAMLIGVLASIFLLGKPWWVGVILAVGVVAASTAGDLAESMVKRELGIKDMSSILPGHGGVMDRLDSIVFACPVAFVLFALVAGV, from the coding sequence ATGAGCCAGGCAGAGCAGGCCCCCAGCCAAAGGGCGCGCACCAGGGGGAAACAGTTGCGGAGCAATCCGACGCCCAAGGCCGGCCGGAATCTTCCGGCAGCCATTGTGGTGGGCCTGGCCATGCTGATCGGTGTGCTGGGCGGCCTGGTTTTCCTCCCGCTCGGATTCGTGGCTGTCACCACCGGGTTCGCGGTCTTCGGAGTCTGGGAGATCTTCCGTGCCCTGGAGGCGAACGGGACCAGGATGCCCATCGTCCCGGTCATGGTGGGTACAGTCGCCATGCCGTTCGCCGCTTATCTCGGCGGACTTGAGAGCCTGCTTTTCGCCATGCTCCTGAGCTGCGTGGCTGTCCTCCTCTGGCGTTCAGTGGAGAACCCCGCCGGATCAGCGAACAGCATCTTTGCCGGCGTGTTCACGCTGGGCTGGGTCCCGTTCTTCATCAGTTTCGCCACGTTGCCGCTGCACGCTGTCGGAGTCGCCACCCCGGTGGGTCTCTGGCCTGGCGGAACCGTGCCGCCCGGGGCCTGGCAGGTGGCCGTGATGCTCCTGCTGGTGGTTTCGAACGACACGTTCGGCTATCTCGTGGGCGCATCACTGGGCAAACACCCCATGGCCCCGAAGATCAGCCCCAAGAAATCATGGGAAGGCTTCGCCGGCTCCATTGCCGGGGCCATGCTGATCGGCGTCCTTGCCAGCATTTTCCTGCTGGGAAAACCTTGGTGGGTGGGTGTGATCCTCGCCGTGGGCGTCGTTGCAGCGTCCACCGCAGGAGACCTGGCCGAGTCGATGGTCAAGCGTGAACTCGGGATCAAGGACATGAGCAGCATCCTGCCCGGACATGGGGGCGTCATGGACCGCCTGGACTCCATCGTCTTCGCCTGTCCCGTGGCCTTTGTGCTGTTCGCATTGGTTGCGGGCGTCTGA
- the pyrH gene encoding UMP kinase, which produces MEAVNSSSQPEKSRRRVLLKLSGEVFGGGKLGVDPDTVRDVAKQIAAAVPEVEVAIVVGGGNFFRGAELSQSGMDRSRADYMGMLGTVMNCLALQDFLEQAGVETRVQSAITMGQVAEAYIPRRAIRHMEKGRVVIFGAGAGLPYFSTDTVAAQRALEVHADVVLMAKSGVDAVYTADPKKDPAAEKLDTLSYDDALRRDIRVMDQTAMTMCKDNNLSMVVFGMEGEGNVTRAILGEKLGTLVTP; this is translated from the coding sequence ATGGAAGCCGTCAATTCTTCAAGCCAGCCAGAGAAAAGCAGGCGCCGCGTCCTCCTGAAGTTGTCGGGCGAGGTCTTCGGCGGCGGCAAGCTGGGCGTTGATCCCGACACCGTGCGCGACGTAGCCAAGCAGATCGCCGCAGCGGTCCCCGAAGTGGAAGTTGCCATCGTCGTCGGCGGCGGCAACTTCTTCCGCGGTGCGGAACTGTCCCAGAGCGGCATGGACCGCTCGCGCGCCGACTACATGGGCATGCTCGGCACTGTCATGAACTGCCTGGCACTGCAGGACTTCCTGGAGCAGGCCGGCGTTGAAACCCGCGTCCAGAGCGCCATCACCATGGGCCAGGTCGCCGAGGCGTACATTCCCCGCCGGGCCATCCGCCACATGGAAAAGGGCCGCGTGGTCATCTTCGGCGCCGGAGCCGGCCTGCCGTACTTCTCCACGGACACAGTGGCCGCCCAGCGCGCCCTGGAGGTCCATGCGGACGTCGTCCTGATGGCCAAAAGCGGCGTGGACGCCGTCTACACCGCCGATCCCAAGAAGGACCCTGCTGCCGAGAAGCTGGACACGCTGAGCTACGACGACGCCCTGCGCCGCGACATCAGGGTCATGGACCAGACCGCAATGACCATGTGCAAGGACAACAACCTGTCCATGGTGGTTTTCGGGATGGAAGGCGAAGGGAACGTCACCCGCGCCATCCTGGGCGAAAAGCTCGGTACCCTGGTGACCCCGTAG